A stretch of Saccharomyces cerevisiae S288C chromosome IV, complete sequence DNA encodes these proteins:
- the IDP1 gene encoding isocitrate dehydrogenase (NADP(+)) IDP1 (Mitochondrial NADP-specific isocitrate dehydrogenase; catalyzes the oxidation of isocitrate to alpha-ketoglutarate; not required for mitochondrial respiration and may function to divert alpha-ketoglutarate to biosynthetic processes) yields the protein MSMLSRRLFSTSRLAAFSKIKVKQPVVELDGDEMTRIIWDKIKKKLILPYLDVDLKYYDLSVESRDATSDKITQDAAEAIKKYGVGIKCATITPDEARVKEFNLHKMWKSPNGTIRNILGGTVFREPIVIPRIPRLVPRWEKPIIIGRHAHGDQYKATDTLIPGPGSLELVYKPSDPTTAQPQTLKVYDYKGSGVAMAMYNTDESIEGFAHSSFKLAIDKKLNLFLSTKNTILKKYDGRFKDIFQEVYEAQYKSKFEQLGIHYEHRLIDDMVAQMIKSKGGFIMALKNYDGDVQSDIVAQGFGSLGLMTSILVTPDGKTFESEAAHGTVTRHYRKYQKGEETSTNSIASIFAWSRGLLKRGELDNTPALCKFANILESATLNTVQQDGIMTKDLALACGNNERSAYVTTEEFLDAVEKRLQKEIKSIE from the coding sequence ATGAGTATGTTATCTAGAAGATTATTTTCCACCTCTCGCCTTGCTGCTTTCAGTAAGATTAAGGTCAAACAACCCGTTGTCGAGTTGGACGGTGATGAAATGACCCGTATCATTTGGGATaagatcaagaagaaattgattcTACCCTACTTGGACGTAGATTTGAAGTACTACGACTTATCTGTCGAATCTCGTGACGCCACCTCCGACAAGATTACTCAGGATGCTGCTGAGGCGATCAAGAAGTATGGTGTTGGTATCAAATGTGCCACCATCACTCCTGATGAAGCTCGTGTGAAGGAATTCAACCTGCACAAGATGTGGAAATCTCCTAATGGTACCATCAGAAACATTCTCGGCGGTACAGTGTTCAGAGAGCCCATTGTGATTCCTAGAATTCCTAGACTGGTCCCACGTTGGGAAAAACCAATCATTATTGGAAGACACGCCCACGGTGATCAATATAAAGCTACGGACACACTGATCCCAGGCCCAGGATCTTTGGAACTGGTCTACAAGCCATCCGACCCTACGACTGCTCAACCACAAACTTTGAAAGTGTATGACTACAAGGGCAGTGGTGTGGCCATGGCCATGTACAATACTGACGAATCCATCGAAGGGTTTGCTCATTCGTCTTTCAAGCTGGCCATTGACAAAAAGCtaaatcttttcttgtcaaCCAAGAACActattttgaagaaatatgACGGTCGGTTCAAAGACATTTTCCAAGAAGTTTATGAAGCTCAATATAAATCCAAATTCGAACAACTAGGGATCCACTATGAACACCGTTTAATTGATGATATGGTCGCtcaaatgataaaatcTAAAGGTGGCTTTATCATGGCGCTAAAGAACTATGACGGTGATGTCCAATCTGACATCGTCGCTCAAGGATTTGGCTCCTTAGGTTTGATGACTTCTATCTTAGTTACACCAGACGGTAAAACTTTCGAAAGTGAAGCTGCTCATGGTACCGTGACAAGACATTATAGAAAGTACCAAAAGGGTGAAGAAACTTCTACAAACTCCATTGCATCCATTTTCGCGTGGTCGAGAGGTCTATTGAAGAGAGGTGAATTGGACAATACTCCTGCTTTGTGTAAATTTGCCAATATTTTGGAATCCGCCACTTTGAACACAGTTCAGCAAGACGGTATCATGACGAAGGACTTGGCTTTGGCTTGCGGTAACAACGAAAGATCTGCTTATGTTACCAcagaagaatttttggatgccgttgaaaaaagactacaaaaagaaatcaagtCGATCGAGTAA
- the PEX19 gene encoding Pex19p (Chaperone and import receptor for newly-synthesized class I PMPs; binds peroxisomal membrane proteins (PMPs) in the cytoplasm and delivers them to the peroxisome for subsequent insertion into the peroxisomal membrane; interacts with Myo2p and contributes to peroxisome partitioning), with the protein MNENEYDNFDDLDDLLDEDPTKLDEAEPDDVQAKGSVYNDSENKEKNAESKDSDGVQVANESEEDPELKEMMVDLQNEFANLMKNNGNENNVKTEDFNKLISALEEAAKVPHQQMEQGCSSLKSNSTDKGTVNGSNPGFKNIVSNTLDRLKENGNKVDTSLAEETKESQRSGQNNNIDDILSQLLDQMVASGGKESAENQFDLKDGEMDDAITKILDQMTSKEVLYEPMKEMRSEFGVWFQENGENEEHKEKIGTYKRQFNIVDEIVNIYELKDYDELKHKDRVTELLDELEQLGDSPIRSANSPLKHGNEEEELMKMLEIDGNDPNLGNLDKELTDGCKQQ; encoded by the coding sequence ATGAATGAAAACGAGTACGAtaattttgatgatttggaTGACCTTTTAGATGAAGATCCCACTAAACTGGATGAAGCAGAGCCCGATGATGTGCAAGCGAAGGGTTCTGTGTACAACGATAGTgaaaacaaagagaagAATGCCGAAAGTAAGGACAGTGATGGCGTACAGGTAGCTAATGAATCTGAAGAGGACCCagaattgaaagaaatgatGGTAGATTTGCAAAATGAGTTCGCaaatttgatgaaaaataacGGTAACGAGAATAATGTGAAGACAGAAGATTTTAATAAACTGATTAGTGCTCTAGAAGAGGCAGCTAAAGTACCTCATCAACAGATGGAGCAAGGATGTAGTAGTTTGAAAAGTAACAGCACTGATAAAGGGACCGTGAATGGTAGCAATCCGGGATTTAAAAACATTGTTTCCAATACGCTAGACAGGTTAAAGGAAAATGGTAATAAAGTTGATACATCCCTAGCCGAAGAAACCAAGGAATCTCAACGCAGTGgccaaaataataatattgaTGATATATTGTCACAATTATTAGATCAAATGGTAGCATCTGgtggaaaagaaagtgcAGAAAATCAATTTGATCTAAAAGATGGGGAGATGGACGACGCAATAACAAAAATACTTGATCAAATGACGTCAAAAGAAGTATTATATGAGCCTATGAAAGAAATGCGTAGTGAGTTCGGTGTTTGGTTTCAAGAAAACggtgaaaatgaagagcATAAGGAAAAGATAGGCACCTACAAGAGGCAATTTAATATCGTAGACGAAATTGTAAATATTTATGAATTGAAAGATTATGACGAGCTAAAGCATAAAGATCGTGTTACTGAACTTTTGGACGAATTAGAACAGCTTGGTGATAGCCCTATTAGAAGTGCGAACAGCCCCCTAAAACACggtaatgaagaagaagaactcATGAAAATGTTGGAAATTGATGGTAATGATCCGAACTTGGGGAACCTTGATAAGGAATTAACCGACGGTTGCAAACAACAATAa
- the UBC9 gene encoding E2 SUMO-conjugating protein UBC9 (SUMO-conjugating enzyme involved in the Smt3p conjugation pathway; nuclear protein required for S- and M-phase cyclin degradation and mitotic control; involved in proteolysis mediated by the anaphase-promoting complex cyclosome (APCC)), producing MSSLCLQRLQEERKKWRKDHPFGFYAKPVKKADGSMDLQKWEAGIPGKEGTNWAGGVYPITVEYPNEYPSKPPKVKFPAGFYHPNVYPSGTICLSILNEDQDWRPAITLKQIVLGVQDLLDSPNPNSPAQEPAWRSFSRNKAEYDKKVLLQAKQYSK from the exons ATGAGTAGTTTGTGTCTACAGCGTCTTCAGGAAGAAAG aaaaaaatggagaaaGGATCATCCATTTGGATTTTATGCCAAACCAGTTAAGAAAGCTGATGGGTCCATGGATTTACAGAAATGGGAAGCTGGTATCCCAGGCAAAGAAGGTACAAACTGGGCGGGTGGTGTGTACCCAATTACAGTCGAATATCCAAATGAATATCCTTCAAAACCTCCAAAGGTTAAATTTCCAGCCGGATTTTATCATCCAAACGTGTATCCAAGTGGCACAATATGTTTAAGTATTTTAAATGAAGATCAAGATTGGAGACCCGCCATCACGTTAAAACAAATTGTTCTTGGGGTTCAGGATCTTTTAGACTCTCCAAATCCAAATTCCCCTGCTCAAGAGCCTGCATGGAGatcattttcaagaaataagGCGGAATATGACAAGAAAGTTTTGCTTCAAGCTAAACAGTACTCTAAATAG
- the SYO1 gene encoding Syo1p (Transport adaptor or symportin; assembly chaperone that co-translationally associates with nascent Rpl5p, preventing aggregation; facilitates synchronized nuclear coimport of two 5S-rRNA binding proteins, Rpl5p and Rpl11p, mediated by import receptor Kap104p; required for biogenesis of the large ribosomal subunit; green fluorescent protein (GFP)-fusion protein localizes to the cytoplasm and nucleus), whose protein sequence is MGRSKKRSRASSSRLNPLRKAGSNDNNKDTNVVNKKLQPLLQNLSSVVPNDRSIALSSISVLCEDAHMRQLLLKEKLVPIILNKLLNDSNSDIVVESFGLLRNLSLEEGYDVSIYLWRSDIWTSITSNFGRIVESLSALQAAEQQPQLKPAGKSKIESKRLLFDFADNLLSLVVALSNGSDDILNEILTESKINEIFQVISQLLKYGVEKLPINLFNTTLDLIYDLSSESFEFIDHVSNNELLSQFLNGLSPALHPQANELTKVLIEGIHCQFLDMKITYDQCNKMIHSVCHSINNIDPVQLVNDINNPVEIGPATSKDESSKVITKIKDYNAKRNESMIKLQSIEIAIDLITAIIEIVASKYESPESQEVAIPEELINTLTNFLPHVFMILKDTFTSRILIGWNNLIWLFVSLSLTELSGELLTTLWSYVTQLDSQDDLSIKIGRMGCIWALLKLIFPDGAFESENRALINVQMLNNSGFARGIIEEFQNNNDLELQQKCINVLSTYAMIQGQIDANKEIGQFFIQTLTQLNVRPEILIEMTNSLFQIYGDASYDYNEPIFVRGGFLSILKDQVVPNLRQQFKMVDKNKNPELKERCHDCFTTLDSFIHYKMNENSTNQ, encoded by the coding sequence ATGGGCagatcaaagaaaagatcaagAGCATCTTCGTCTCGATTAAATCCACTACGCAAAGCTGGGTCAAATgacaataataaagatacCAACGTCGTTAATAAAAAACTCCAGCCGCTATTGCAGAATTTGTCAAGTGTGGTGCCTAATGATAGAAGTATTGCTTTGAGTTCCATCAGTGTTCTTTGTGAGGATGCACATATGAGACAACTTTTACTGAAAGAGAAATTAGTTCCTatcattttgaataaattgCTGAACGATTCTAATTCGGACATAGTTGTGGAGTCGTTCGGCTTATTAAGGAACTTGTCTTTGGAAGAAGGTTATGATGTGTCAATCTACCTTTGGAGATCTGATATATGGACAAGTATAACAAGTAATTTTGGCAGGATTGTTGAATCGTTATCCGCTTTGCAAGCAGCAGAACAGCAACCGCAGCTAAAACCTGCAGGAAAATCCAAAATAGAATCTAAAAGGTTGTTATTCGATTTTGCCGATAACTTACTGTCGTTAGTGGTGGCTCTGTCTAATGGATCCGACGATATTCTTAATGAGATATTAACGGAAAgtaaaataaatgaaatttttcaggtCATTTCACAGCTATTAAAATATGGTGTCGAGAAACTGCCAATTAATCTGTTCAATACCACTCTTGATCTCATTTATGATTTGAGTTCCGAAtcatttgaatttattgatCATGTTTCCAACAATGAACTTCTATCACAGTTCTTAAATGGGCTATCTCCGGCTTTACATCCACAAGCTAATGAATTAACAAAAGTTCTAATTGAAGGTATCCATTGCCAATTCCTTGACATGAAAATAACTTATGATCAATGTAACAAAATGATCCACTCTGTATGTCATTCCATTAATAACATTGATCCAGTACAGTTAGTTAATGACATTAATAACCCTGTAGAAATTGGACCTGCTACTAGTAAAGATGAAAGCAGTAAGGTTATAACTAAGATCAAGGATTACAATGCGAAACGTAACGAATCCATGATAAAATTGCAAAGCATTGAAATAGCAATTGATCTTATCACCGCAATCATTGAGATAGTTGCATCCAAATATGAATCACCAGAATCACAGGAAGTAGCAATTCCAGAGGAGCTAATCAATACCTTAACAAATTTCTTACCTCACGTTTTcatgattttgaaagataCCTTCACCTCGCGAATATTGATCGGATGGAACAATCTGATCTGGCTCTTTGTGTCTCTATCTCTAACAGAGCTCTCTGGAGAGTTGTTAACCACCTTATGGAGTTATGTTACACAGTTGGACAGCCAAGATGATTTGAGTATTAAAATAGGAAGAATGGGCTGTATTTGGGCGCTTCTGAAACTCATCTTTCCTGATGGAGCGTTTGAAAGTGAGAATCGAGCATTGATCAATGTCCAAATGCTGAACAATTCAGGATTCGCTAGGGGAATTATTGAAGAGTtccaaaataataatgaccTTGAGTTACAACAAAAATGTATTAATGTACTAAGCACATATGCTATGATTCAGGGACAAATTGATGCAAATAAGGAGATTGGGCAGTTCTTCATACAAACTTTAACACAGTTGAATGTTCGCCCTGAAATTTTGATAGAAATGACAAATTCgcttttccaaatttaCGGGGATGCCTCTTACGACTATAATGAACCAATATTTGTAAGGGGTGGATTTTTATCTATTCTAAAAGACCAAGTTGTACCAAATTTGAGGCAGCAATTCAAAATGGttgataaaaacaaaaatccCGAACTAAAAGAAAGATGCCATGATTGCTTTACTACGTTGGATAGTTTCATTCACTACaaaatgaatgaaaatTCTACTAACCAATAG
- the RPS29B gene encoding 40S ribosomal protein uS14 RPS29B (Protein component of the small (40S) ribosomal subunit; homologous to mammalian ribosomal protein S29 and bacterial S14; RPS29B has a paralog, RPS29A, that arose from the whole genome duplication), whose protein sequence is MAHENVWFSHPRRFGKGSRQCRVCSSHTGLVRKYDLNICRQCFREKANDIGFHKYR, encoded by the coding sequence ATGGCTCACGAAAACGTTTGGTTCTCCCACCCAAGAAGATTCGGTAAAGGTTCCCGTCAATGTCGTGTCTGCTCCTCCCACACTGGTTTGGTCAGAAAGTACGACTTAAACATCTGTCGTCAATGTTTCAGAGAAAAGGCTAACGACATTGGTTTCCACAAGTACAGATAA